In Pedobacter heparinus DSM 2366, the following are encoded in one genomic region:
- a CDS encoding HAMP domain-containing sensor histidine kinase, which produces MKLQNKLTLLFFSIGTIGLVLFHAAIFYFVSEFNFEDFFKRLQARAKLAAEINIYPDEKSIAYQEMRSRYLEKMEDEKDYVIRIDSLTRMQFERPVSLPETFYKTVVSKGDARYNKNNNFYYGKLFKTQHGNYIVIVTASDPSGFHELETLRKVLLIVFVISVLLTYVGGKIFSRYSVRPLTAVIRNVKNISANNLHLRLKELDGNDEMSELVLTFNNMLNRLETAFATQNNFVSNASHELKTPLTIITAETELVLAQKGISPETEASAKTILYHADKLGHIITSLLGLAQSGFDGKKQNWQKIRIDELIITVADAVKKIHPDSVIQIDFSSLPTEESLLCTEGNINLLQLALSNIVGNACKYSNNQLVDIRVSVENGRIAISITDRGIGIPESEQQHIFEPFFRASNTSDFEGHGIGLPLTLNIIRLHKGSIGIRSEEQKGTEMQIILPVSNNFLITA; this is translated from the coding sequence ATGAAACTCCAGAATAAGCTTACCCTTTTGTTCTTTTCCATAGGTACCATCGGACTGGTCCTGTTCCATGCAGCTATCTTTTATTTTGTATCTGAGTTTAACTTCGAAGATTTTTTTAAGCGCCTTCAGGCCAGGGCTAAACTTGCTGCCGAGATCAATATCTATCCCGATGAAAAATCGATTGCTTACCAGGAGATGCGGAGCCGCTACCTGGAGAAGATGGAAGATGAAAAAGATTATGTGATCAGGATCGACTCTTTAACGCGGATGCAATTTGAAAGACCGGTGAGCCTGCCCGAAACTTTCTATAAAACAGTTGTTTCCAAAGGAGACGCCAGGTACAATAAAAACAATAACTTTTATTATGGTAAACTTTTCAAAACCCAACATGGCAATTATATCGTAATCGTTACTGCCTCTGATCCTTCCGGCTTTCATGAGCTGGAAACCCTGCGGAAAGTCTTGCTCATTGTCTTTGTCATTTCTGTATTGCTTACTTACGTTGGAGGTAAAATCTTTTCTCGTTATTCTGTCAGGCCGCTTACTGCAGTGATCCGTAATGTAAAGAACATTTCGGCCAATAACCTGCACCTCCGACTCAAAGAGCTGGATGGAAATGATGAAATGTCGGAATTGGTACTGACATTCAACAACATGCTCAACCGGCTCGAGACGGCATTTGCCACACAAAATAATTTTGTAAGCAATGCCTCCCACGAACTGAAGACGCCGCTAACTATCATTACTGCTGAAACAGAATTGGTGCTGGCACAAAAAGGAATCAGTCCGGAAACCGAAGCATCGGCAAAGACCATTCTCTATCATGCTGATAAGCTTGGGCATATCATTACCAGCCTGCTTGGCCTGGCCCAGTCCGGTTTTGATGGCAAGAAACAAAACTGGCAAAAGATCCGTATTGATGAACTGATCATAACTGTAGCGGATGCTGTAAAAAAGATACATCCCGACAGCGTCATCCAGATCGATTTTTCCTCTTTACCTACAGAGGAGTCACTGCTCTGTACCGAAGGCAATATTAACCTCTTGCAACTGGCGCTCAGCAATATTGTAGGCAATGCCTGTAAATATTCCAATAATCAGTTGGTTGACATCAGGGTCAGCGTCGAAAACGGGCGTATTGCCATCTCCATCACCGACAGGGGGATTGGTATTCCTGAAAGTGAACAGCAACATATCTTTGAACCTTTTTTCAGGGCATCTAATACCAGCGACTTCGAAGGCCATGGAATTGGCCTGCCACTCACCTTAAACATAATCAGATTGCACAAGGGCTCTATCGGTATCCGTTCTGAAGAACAAAAAGGCACCGAAATGCAGATCATATTGCCGGTTTCTAATAACTTTCTAATAACTGCTTAG
- a CDS encoding pyridoxine 5'-phosphate synthase, protein MAHLSVNINKIATLRNSRGGNNPDLVKVALDCERFGAEGITVHPRPDERHIRYQDVFDLKAVIATEFNIEGNCREQKFIELVLANKPAQVTLVPDAEGQLTSNHGWDTIKHAAYLKEMVGLFKAEGIRVSIFVDPVVEMVEAAVLTGTDRIELYTEAYAHNYYDNREKAVLPYVAAAHKAHELGLGINAGHDLDLHNLKYFAESIPGLLEVSIGHALISDALYLGLENTIQMYLKQLKHN, encoded by the coding sequence ATGGCACATCTATCTGTAAATATCAATAAAATAGCTACGCTTCGCAATAGCCGCGGCGGCAATAATCCGGATCTGGTAAAAGTAGCATTAGACTGTGAACGCTTTGGTGCTGAGGGCATAACAGTGCATCCCCGTCCGGATGAAAGACATATCCGTTACCAGGACGTTTTTGATTTAAAGGCTGTAATTGCTACAGAATTTAATATTGAGGGCAATTGCAGGGAGCAGAAGTTTATAGAGCTGGTACTGGCCAATAAGCCTGCACAGGTTACTTTAGTACCTGACGCAGAAGGACAGCTTACCTCCAATCATGGCTGGGATACCATCAAACATGCCGCTTACCTGAAAGAGATGGTCGGGCTGTTTAAAGCGGAAGGCATCAGGGTATCTATTTTTGTTGACCCTGTGGTTGAAATGGTTGAAGCCGCGGTTTTAACCGGTACAGACCGGATTGAGCTGTACACAGAAGCTTATGCACATAACTATTACGACAACAGGGAAAAAGCCGTTTTACCTTATGTTGCTGCAGCACACAAGGCCCATGAACTTGGTCTGGGTATTAATGCCGGGCATGATCTTGACCTGCACAACCTGAAATACTTTGCAGAAAGTATTCCTGGTTTGCTGGAAGTAAGCATAGGCCATGCCCTGATTAGTGATGCACTTTACTTAGGCCTTGAAAACACCATACAAATGTATTTAAAGCAGTTAAAACACAACTAA
- a CDS encoding YceI family protein, protein MKLKLSALALLLIVITSSAFIAPLVKPVIYKVDLEKSTLTWAAKKVTGGHNGTVNLQSGSLQFEGKKLNGGNFVINMATIKDADKSAKLEGHLKADDFFGVDKFATSTFVIKKVTSGTGNQVNITGDLTIKGITNPITFPAAVVWNADGSVTATADKIVVDRTKFGIKFRSKGMFPDIGDKMIYDDFELSIKLIAKK, encoded by the coding sequence ATGAAATTAAAACTCAGCGCATTGGCATTACTGCTTATAGTAATCACTTCCTCGGCTTTTATAGCGCCCTTAGTAAAACCTGTCATCTATAAAGTTGACCTGGAAAAATCGACACTAACCTGGGCTGCCAAAAAGGTAACCGGTGGCCATAATGGAACTGTCAACCTGCAGTCGGGTAGTTTACAGTTTGAAGGGAAAAAGCTTAACGGTGGAAATTTTGTAATCAATATGGCTACTATAAAGGATGCCGATAAAAGCGCAAAACTTGAAGGCCACTTAAAAGCTGATGATTTTTTTGGGGTCGATAAGTTCGCTACTTCTACTTTTGTGATCAAAAAAGTCACTTCCGGAACTGGAAACCAGGTAAATATAACAGGAGATCTAACTATAAAGGGAATTACAAACCCTATTACCTTCCCTGCAGCAGTAGTGTGGAATGCAGATGGCTCTGTAACCGCAACGGCAGATAAGATTGTTGTTGACAGAACTAAATTCGGTATTAAATTCAGATCTAAAGGTATGTTTCCAGATATAGGCGATAAAATGATTTATGATGACTTTGAACTTTCTAT
- a CDS encoding response regulator transcription factor codes for MKGSKVLLIEDTPDLVSVILRGLSEEGIEISVAADGVTGLEMAFKYDFDLIVLDIMLPVMNGIQVCKEIRKRNTDVAILMLTALGSTENIVTGLESGADDYLVKPFKLEELVARMRTLIRRSSKQAAVTDRISIADLEINIASKTVTKTGKPVNLTATEYRLLEYLLKNHNKVLSRIQILENVWDIDFNLGTNVVDVYINYLRKKIDNVNGGRLIHTVFGMGYILKE; via the coding sequence ATGAAGGGTTCGAAGGTTTTGCTAATTGAAGATACTCCAGATCTTGTGTCGGTCATTTTAAGGGGGCTTAGCGAAGAAGGAATAGAGATCAGCGTTGCTGCTGATGGAGTAACTGGTCTGGAAATGGCTTTTAAATATGATTTTGACCTGATCGTGCTCGACATCATGTTGCCCGTCATGAACGGGATCCAGGTGTGCAAAGAGATCCGAAAGCGGAATACCGATGTCGCTATCCTTATGCTTACTGCACTTGGTAGCACGGAAAACATTGTAACCGGACTGGAAAGCGGTGCCGATGATTACCTGGTAAAGCCATTCAAACTGGAAGAACTGGTTGCCCGTATGCGTACACTGATCAGGCGAAGCAGTAAACAGGCTGCAGTTACAGATCGCATCAGTATAGCCGATCTTGAAATAAATATAGCTTCCAAAACCGTTACTAAAACCGGAAAACCCGTTAACCTTACTGCAACAGAATACCGCCTGCTCGAATACCTGCTCAAAAATCACAATAAAGTTCTGTCACGGATCCAGATCCTTGAAAATGTATGGGATATCGATTTCAATTTAGGAACTAATGTGGTAGATGTTTACATCAATTATCTCCGTAAAAAAATCGACAATGTAAACGGGGGCAGGCTAATCCATACTGTTTTTGGAATGGGGTATATTTTAAAAGAATAA
- a CDS encoding mechanosensitive ion channel family protein codes for MSIRSLFVFIALLSICSLTYARQDINAFKGYPVIAHADTLFHIKNKLGSLSAQERAERTSAKVEALAEDLLFVADSLVTEDDSTLVSISYKGNVLLSLSKADADSVKMDRQVMVKAYQEIILNNIHKYKKDTDLTELLKRGALGILIISILGICIFFLNKYSNRFNAWLRVKLHQRIAGLKIKNYELISGKDELLLIRKVLNLVKILVIFILVYLTLPIVFRLFPWTKPWSDSLIGFVLNPLKNIFSGIIAFIPDLITIAVIVFVFHYIKKAIKFLANEIEAEKLKINGFYADWAKPTFNIVRLVLNAFMLVVIWPFIPGSDSGIFKGVSVFLGLLISFGSSSAISNGVAGMVITYMRPFKLGDIVKIGDTTGTVLEKSLLVTRILTFKNEVITIPNSAILNGNTVNYSSMASQNDLIIHTSVTLGYDLPWAQIHELLIAAALASEGVIKEKAPFVLQTSLEDWYVSYELNVYINNPQKMPRIYSELHKQIHIAFDAAGVEIMSPHYQAIRDGNASTVSPIKVS; via the coding sequence ATGTCGATACGATCTCTATTTGTTTTTATAGCCCTTCTGAGTATTTGTAGCCTGACCTATGCCCGGCAGGATATCAATGCTTTTAAAGGTTATCCTGTCATTGCACATGCAGATACCTTATTCCATATAAAAAATAAGCTTGGCTCTTTATCCGCCCAGGAGAGGGCCGAGAGAACCTCTGCAAAAGTGGAAGCCCTGGCAGAAGACCTGCTTTTTGTAGCTGATTCTTTAGTCACAGAAGATGATTCAACCCTTGTGTCGATTAGCTATAAAGGTAATGTGCTCCTGAGTTTATCGAAAGCTGATGCAGATTCCGTAAAAATGGATAGACAGGTAATGGTTAAGGCTTACCAGGAAATTATACTCAATAATATCCATAAGTATAAGAAGGATACAGATCTGACAGAATTGTTAAAGCGTGGGGCATTAGGTATCCTGATCATCTCTATTCTGGGCATATGTATATTTTTCCTGAATAAATATTCAAACCGTTTCAATGCCTGGCTCCGGGTAAAGCTGCATCAAAGGATTGCAGGCCTTAAAATTAAAAATTATGAATTGATTAGCGGTAAGGACGAGCTGCTGCTGATCCGAAAGGTACTTAACCTGGTTAAGATACTTGTGATATTTATTCTTGTTTACCTTACGCTGCCTATCGTATTTCGCCTTTTTCCTTGGACAAAACCCTGGAGTGATAGTCTGATTGGTTTTGTGCTTAACCCCCTGAAAAATATATTCAGCGGAATTATTGCCTTTATCCCCGACCTGATCACAATAGCCGTTATTGTGTTTGTATTTCACTACATTAAAAAAGCAATTAAATTTCTGGCAAATGAGATTGAAGCGGAGAAACTTAAGATCAATGGTTTTTATGCCGATTGGGCAAAGCCAACCTTTAACATTGTCAGGCTTGTATTAAATGCGTTTATGCTGGTGGTGATATGGCCATTTATCCCGGGCTCAGATTCGGGTATATTTAAAGGTGTTTCTGTATTTTTAGGATTGCTCATCTCTTTTGGTTCTTCGTCTGCCATCAGCAATGGTGTGGCCGGTATGGTCATTACCTATATGCGGCCTTTTAAATTAGGTGATATTGTGAAGATTGGTGATACAACGGGTACTGTACTGGAAAAATCACTGTTGGTCACGCGTATCTTAACTTTTAAAAATGAGGTCATTACCATTCCCAATAGTGCTATATTAAATGGGAACACAGTAAATTACAGCAGTATGGCCAGTCAGAATGATTTGATTATCCACACATCTGTTACCCTTGGCTACGATCTTCCCTGGGCACAAATTCATGAACTCTTAATTGCTGCGGCTTTGGCTTCTGAAGGGGTAATCAAGGAAAAAGCGCCGTTTGTATTACAAACCAGCCTTGAAGACTGGTATGTATCCTATGAACTGAATGTTTATATCAATAATCCACAGAAAATGCCCCGTATCTATTCGGAGCTCCATAAGCAAATTCATATCGCTTTTGATGCTGCAGGTGTAGAAATCATGTCGCCGCATTACCAGGCCATTAGGGATGGGAACGCAAGTACTGTTTCCCCCATTAAGGTGTCTTAA
- the gcvP gene encoding aminomethyl-transferring glycine dehydrogenase, whose product MSLDIHYKEDFKNRHIAPNTQDTNAMLHTIGLGSVEELIEQTVPQKIRLKQPLDLPKAKSETDYLAALKQTASLNKVFKSYIGQGYYDTITPGVILRNVMENPGWYTQYTPYQAEIAQGRLQALLNFQTMVIDLTGMEIANASLLDEGTAAAEAMFMQYSLKKNQQATKFFVSELLFPQTIDILKTRANPYGIELVIGDHQSFELNEDFFGAIIQYPAGNGEVFDYTGFAQKAHDKNVKVTVVADLLSLTLLTPPGEWGADVVVGTTQRFGVPMGFGGPHAAYFATKDEYKRAIPGRIIGVTIDSNNNYALRMALQTREQHIRRDKATSNICTAQALLAIMAGFYAVYHGPKGLKLIAERTHGLAVTLAKSLEKIGYKQLNKAYFDTIQLDLGNLADSIHRECIDNEINLHYKASIVTIALDETTSFEDIKLLTRIFSKVKAIAADAVELADDKNLVTVIPAALQRKSTYLTHPIFNAHHSEHEMLRYIKSLETKDLSLCHSMIALGSCTMKLNATTEMIPVTWPEFGKIHPFAPADQVLGYYTIFNELDKWLSEITGFAAMSLQPNAGAQGEYAGLMVIRAYHNDRGDAHRNIALIPSSAHGTNPASAAMAGMKIIIVKSLENGNIDVDDLKAKAEEHAANLSCLMVTYPSTHGVFEESIVDICNIIHANGGQVYMDGANMNAQVGLTSPGNIGADVCHLNLHKTFCIPHGGGGPGMGPIGVAKHLVPYLPGHAVVDINNEKSIHAVSSAPWGSASILVISHAYIAMMGTDGLTNATRYAILNANYMKARLEQHYPVLYSGANGRCAHEMILDCRGFKSYGIEVVDIAKRLMDYGFHAPTVSFPVAGTLMIEPTESEPKHELDRFCDALIAIRKEVAAVEHGELDKTDNPLKNAPHTAAIVTGDEWDHAYSRQTAAFPLPYVAAYKFWPSVGRVNDSYGDRSLVCACPPIESYMEEPVA is encoded by the coding sequence ATGAGCTTAGATATTCATTACAAAGAGGACTTTAAAAACCGTCACATTGCACCCAACACACAGGATACCAATGCAATGTTACACACGATTGGGCTAGGCTCTGTTGAGGAACTGATTGAACAAACTGTTCCTCAAAAAATCAGGTTAAAACAACCTTTGGATTTGCCAAAAGCTAAATCTGAAACAGATTATCTTGCAGCTTTAAAACAAACAGCTTCTTTAAATAAAGTTTTCAAATCTTATATAGGCCAGGGCTATTATGACACCATTACTCCGGGGGTAATATTGCGGAATGTAATGGAAAATCCGGGCTGGTATACCCAATATACGCCCTATCAGGCCGAGATTGCCCAGGGCCGTTTACAGGCCTTGTTAAATTTCCAGACTATGGTGATTGACCTTACCGGAATGGAGATTGCAAATGCATCTTTGCTTGATGAAGGTACTGCTGCTGCAGAAGCCATGTTTATGCAGTACAGCTTGAAAAAAAACCAGCAGGCAACAAAGTTCTTTGTATCTGAACTGTTGTTCCCGCAAACCATAGATATTTTAAAAACAAGGGCCAATCCTTATGGTATTGAACTGGTAATTGGTGACCACCAGTCTTTTGAGCTTAATGAAGATTTTTTTGGCGCCATTATCCAGTATCCTGCCGGTAACGGTGAGGTATTTGATTATACCGGTTTTGCACAAAAAGCACATGATAAAAATGTTAAAGTAACAGTTGTGGCCGACCTGCTGAGCCTTACCCTATTGACACCTCCGGGAGAATGGGGCGCTGATGTAGTGGTAGGCACTACCCAACGCTTTGGCGTACCAATGGGCTTTGGTGGCCCTCATGCAGCTTATTTTGCAACAAAAGATGAATATAAACGCGCTATACCAGGCCGTATCATTGGTGTAACCATAGACAGCAATAACAATTATGCTTTACGTATGGCTTTACAAACCAGGGAACAACACATCCGCAGGGACAAAGCTACTTCCAACATTTGTACCGCCCAGGCACTTTTAGCTATTATGGCTGGCTTTTATGCGGTTTATCACGGACCAAAAGGCTTAAAACTAATTGCCGAACGTACCCATGGCCTTGCAGTTACCTTAGCTAAATCTTTAGAAAAAATAGGCTATAAACAACTGAACAAAGCTTATTTTGATACTATACAGTTGGATTTAGGTAATCTGGCAGACTCTATCCACAGGGAATGCATCGATAATGAAATCAACCTGCACTATAAAGCTAGTATAGTTACCATTGCTTTGGATGAGACCACTTCTTTTGAGGACATTAAACTGCTGACCAGGATCTTTTCAAAAGTAAAGGCCATTGCCGCTGATGCGGTTGAACTGGCTGATGACAAAAACCTGGTTACCGTTATTCCTGCAGCACTGCAGCGTAAATCCACGTATTTAACACATCCGATCTTTAACGCACACCACTCTGAACATGAGATGCTGCGTTATATCAAATCGCTGGAAACCAAAGATCTTTCTCTTTGTCATTCTATGATTGCCTTAGGTTCATGTACCATGAAATTAAATGCAACAACGGAAATGATCCCGGTAACCTGGCCGGAATTCGGCAAGATCCATCCATTTGCACCCGCCGATCAGGTTTTAGGTTATTATACCATATTTAATGAACTGGACAAATGGTTAAGTGAAATTACAGGGTTTGCAGCCATGAGTTTACAGCCAAATGCAGGCGCTCAGGGCGAATATGCGGGCTTAATGGTGATCAGGGCTTACCATAATGACCGCGGCGATGCGCACCGTAACATTGCCCTAATCCCTTCGTCTGCACACGGTACCAATCCGGCTTCTGCTGCAATGGCAGGAATGAAAATTATAATTGTTAAATCACTGGAAAACGGGAATATTGATGTAGATGATCTAAAAGCAAAAGCTGAAGAACATGCGGCCAATCTATCCTGCCTGATGGTGACCTACCCTTCTACACATGGTGTATTTGAGGAAAGCATTGTTGACATCTGTAACATTATCCATGCAAATGGCGGTCAGGTTTATATGGATGGGGCCAATATGAATGCTCAGGTCGGACTAACCAGCCCGGGCAATATCGGCGCTGACGTTTGTCATTTAAACTTACATAAAACCTTCTGCATCCCTCATGGCGGTGGTGGGCCCGGTATGGGCCCGATTGGTGTAGCCAAACATCTTGTTCCTTACCTTCCTGGTCATGCTGTGGTAGACATCAATAATGAAAAATCTATTCATGCCGTGTCTTCTGCTCCCTGGGGCTCTGCCTCGATCCTTGTTATTTCTCATGCCTATATTGCCATGATGGGTACTGATGGACTGACAAATGCCACCAGGTATGCCATTTTAAACGCCAATTACATGAAAGCACGTTTGGAACAGCATTATCCTGTTTTATACTCAGGTGCAAACGGACGCTGTGCACACGAGATGATTTTGGACTGCAGAGGCTTTAAGAGTTACGGAATTGAAGTAGTTGACATTGCCAAACGTTTGATGGACTATGGCTTCCATGCACCCACAGTTTCTTTCCCGGTTGCAGGCACTCTGATGATTGAGCCAACAGAAAGTGAGCCTAAACATGAGCTTGACCGTTTCTGTGATGCATTGATCGCTATCAGAAAAGAAGTTGCCGCAGTTGAACACGGTGAACTGGACAAAACAGATAATCCATTAAAAAATGCACCCCATACTGCCGCCATAGTAACAGGCGACGAATGGGACCATGCTTACAGCAGACAAACAGCTGCATTTCCTTTGCCTTATGTTGCTGCATATAAGTTCTGGCCATCCGTAGGCAGGGTGAATGATTCTTATGGCGACAGGTCGCTGGTTTGTGCATGTCCGCCTATTGAAAGTTACATGGAAGAGCCGGTAGCATAA
- the ahcY gene encoding adenosylhomocysteinase, whose amino-acid sequence MSSVETTYVPYKVKDISLAEWGRKEIGLAEAEMPGLMSLREEFGPSKPLKGARIAGCLHMTIQTAVLIETLVELGAEVTWSSCNIFSTQDHAAAAIAAAGIQVYAWKGLDEESFDWCIEQTLHFGPERKPLNMILDDGGDLTNMVFDRFPELIADIKGLSEETTTGVHRLYERMKNGTLHLPAINVNDSVTKSKFDNKYGCRESLVDAIRRATDVMMAGKVAVVAGYGDVGKGSAESLSSQGVRVIVSEIDPICALQAAMEGYEVKKFATAVKEADIIVTTTGNCDIVRAEHFKAMKDKAIVCNIGHFDNEIDVAWLNKNYGDTKVEIKPQVDKYTIDGKDIILLAEGRLVNLGCATGHPSFVMSNSFTNQTLAQLELWTNTDKYENKVYVLPKYLDEKVARLHLAKIGVELDVLDQHQADYIGVPVEGPFKPEAYRY is encoded by the coding sequence ATGTCATCAGTAGAGACAACTTACGTTCCTTACAAGGTTAAGGACATTTCACTGGCAGAATGGGGCCGCAAAGAGATCGGACTGGCAGAGGCAGAAATGCCCGGATTAATGTCATTGCGTGAAGAATTCGGACCATCAAAACCTTTAAAAGGTGCCCGCATTGCAGGATGCTTACACATGACCATCCAGACTGCGGTTTTAATTGAAACATTGGTAGAACTTGGAGCAGAAGTGACCTGGTCATCATGTAACATCTTCTCTACCCAGGATCATGCTGCTGCTGCTATTGCCGCTGCAGGTATCCAGGTTTATGCATGGAAAGGCTTAGACGAAGAAAGCTTTGACTGGTGTATTGAGCAAACTTTACACTTTGGTCCTGAGCGCAAACCTTTAAACATGATCCTTGATGATGGTGGTGATTTGACCAATATGGTGTTCGACAGGTTCCCTGAACTGATTGCCGACATTAAAGGTTTATCTGAAGAAACCACTACAGGTGTACACCGTTTATATGAGCGCATGAAAAATGGCACTTTACATTTACCTGCCATCAATGTAAACGATTCTGTTACCAAATCTAAATTTGACAATAAATACGGCTGCCGCGAATCGCTGGTTGATGCGATCCGTCGTGCAACTGACGTAATGATGGCTGGCAAAGTGGCTGTTGTTGCAGGTTATGGCGATGTAGGTAAAGGTTCTGCAGAATCTTTAAGCTCTCAGGGTGTACGTGTGATCGTTTCAGAAATTGATCCGATCTGTGCATTACAGGCAGCAATGGAAGGTTATGAAGTAAAGAAATTTGCTACAGCAGTTAAAGAGGCTGACATCATTGTGACCACTACCGGTAACTGTGATATTGTACGTGCTGAACACTTCAAAGCCATGAAAGACAAAGCTATCGTTTGTAACATTGGTCACTTTGACAATGAGATTGACGTGGCCTGGTTAAACAAAAACTACGGTGATACTAAAGTAGAGATCAAACCTCAGGTTGATAAATATACCATTGATGGCAAAGACATCATTTTATTGGCTGAAGGCCGTTTGGTAAACTTAGGTTGCGCAACTGGTCACCCAAGCTTTGTCATGTCTAACTCTTTTACCAACCAGACTTTAGCCCAGTTGGAACTTTGGACCAACACAGATAAATATGAGAACAAAGTATATGTACTTCCTAAATATTTAGATGAGAAGGTTGCCCGTTTACATCTGGCTAAAATTGGTGTGGAACTGGATGTTTTAGATCAGCACCAGGCTGATTACATTGGTGTTCCTGTTGAAGGTCCGTTTAAACCGGAAGCTTACAGATACTAA
- a CDS encoding polysaccharide deacetylase: MKRFFNRVLKWTCIICLWWGITTTAGAQFTVAGYKRYFAVIKYENKDQLVLRKFKKDDAESFLIVDPAALGTQVIPVGNLSPKVLSWQDVLSYFKDSPYVKTIKDAVRLSGSLQDAGIIHGFPKEKGITLTIDLCPSHKPVDRVIFTSLITEFQRTEKPVPIAISISGRWMLTHSSDLKWLKELVSSGDILITWVNHSYNHRVSAKAPLKTNFRQKGNLPKPVVLSSSMVMAMKNLGLKILSCY; the protein is encoded by the coding sequence ATGAAAAGGTTCTTTAATCGTGTTTTAAAATGGACCTGCATCATCTGTTTATGGTGGGGTATCACCACAACTGCGGGGGCACAATTTACCGTTGCAGGCTATAAGCGCTACTTTGCCGTAATTAAATATGAAAACAAAGATCAACTGGTATTGCGTAAATTTAAAAAGGACGATGCTGAATCTTTTCTGATCGTTGATCCGGCGGCACTTGGCACCCAAGTTATTCCTGTTGGTAACCTTAGCCCAAAAGTGCTGAGCTGGCAGGATGTCCTTTCTTATTTTAAAGATAGCCCTTATGTTAAAACCATAAAAGATGCTGTCCGATTATCCGGCAGTTTGCAGGATGCAGGAATTATTCATGGATTTCCTAAAGAAAAAGGGATAACGTTAACGATAGACCTTTGCCCATCGCATAAACCAGTCGACAGGGTCATTTTTACCTCATTGATCACAGAGTTTCAGCGAACAGAAAAGCCAGTCCCGATCGCGATCTCAATTAGCGGGCGATGGATGCTTACCCATAGCAGCGATTTGAAATGGTTAAAAGAGCTGGTGTCCTCCGGAGATATTTTGATTACATGGGTAAATCATTCTTACAATCACCGGGTGAGTGCCAAAGCCCCACTTAAAACCAATTTCAGGCAAAAGGGCAATCTGCCAAAGCCGGTAGTATTGTCCTCATCCATGGTAATGGCAATGAAGAACTTGGGGTTAAAGATTTTATCCTGCTATTGA